One Flavobacterium sp. 90 DNA segment encodes these proteins:
- a CDS encoding glycoside hydrolase family 97 protein, protein MNLQRIMSFKYVLFLCAFSFFNLNAQSVIKSPDGKLKVSLFVSNGQPFYSLSYNEKLFLEKSPLGLKTNVGDFTTGLVLKTNPIQNKIDEKYQLPNIKNSNVHYEANEAVFSFSKEGKEAFDIVFRVSNNNAAFKYKIYPQNDSRSCVVQEEASGFLLPQGTTTFLCPQSKPMTGYARTAPSYETSYTLDAPMGENGFGEGYTFPCLFKVNNNGWVLISETGVDSGYCASRLLGHDKGLYTIGFPMAGENNGNGTTAPGIPLIGETPWRTITVGETLAPIVETTIPFDLVKPKYEASKEYQYTKGSWSWIMKMDNNTTFPVQKQYIDFSAAMGYQTILVDALWDTQIGKDKIAELARYGSEKGVGLYLWYNSNGYWNDAPQGPRGMMDNSIIRRKEMAWLKSIDVKGIKVDFFGGDKQVMMKLYEDILKDANDFGLLVIFHGCTLPRGWERMYPNFASAEAVLASENLHFGQGSCDNEATNAATHTFIRNTVGSMDFGGSALNKFYNSDNTPNKGSKRITSDVFALATAVLFQSGVQHFALAPNNLTDAPSWAINFMKEVPTTWDEVRFLEGYPGKYVVLARRKGTKWYIAGINAQKETLKIKMKLPMIISGTSLTGYFDDEKLNGEAKTIKLKNNQEVEIKIPSNGGMLLEN, encoded by the coding sequence ATGAATCTACAGCGAATTATGAGTTTTAAATATGTTTTGTTTTTATGTGCGTTTAGTTTTTTTAACTTAAACGCACAATCAGTTATAAAAAGTCCTGATGGAAAACTTAAAGTTTCTCTTTTTGTTTCTAACGGTCAGCCTTTTTACAGCCTTTCGTACAATGAAAAATTGTTTTTAGAAAAGTCTCCGCTTGGTCTAAAAACCAATGTTGGTGATTTTACAACAGGATTAGTTTTAAAAACGAATCCAATTCAAAATAAAATTGACGAAAAATATCAGCTTCCTAATATCAAAAACAGCAATGTACATTATGAAGCTAATGAAGCTGTTTTTTCTTTCAGCAAAGAAGGTAAAGAAGCGTTTGATATTGTATTTAGAGTAAGCAATAATAATGCAGCATTCAAATATAAAATATATCCGCAAAACGATAGTCGTTCTTGTGTGGTTCAGGAAGAAGCTTCTGGTTTTCTTTTGCCGCAAGGCACAACTACATTTCTTTGTCCGCAAAGTAAACCAATGACAGGATATGCCAGAACAGCGCCAAGTTATGAAACATCGTATACATTAGACGCTCCTATGGGAGAAAACGGATTTGGCGAAGGTTACACATTTCCTTGTCTTTTTAAAGTAAATAATAACGGTTGGGTTTTAATATCAGAAACCGGCGTAGACAGCGGTTATTGCGCCAGCAGATTACTTGGACACGATAAAGGATTATACACGATTGGTTTTCCAATGGCGGGAGAAAATAACGGAAACGGAACAACCGCTCCAGGAATACCGCTTATTGGAGAAACGCCCTGGAGAACTATTACAGTTGGCGAAACTCTGGCTCCCATTGTAGAAACTACGATTCCTTTTGATTTGGTTAAACCAAAATACGAAGCTTCAAAAGAATATCAATATACCAAAGGCTCGTGGAGTTGGATCATGAAAATGGATAACAATACCACTTTTCCGGTGCAAAAACAGTACATCGATTTTAGTGCTGCAATGGGATATCAAACGATTTTAGTCGATGCACTTTGGGATACTCAAATTGGAAAAGATAAAATTGCAGAACTTGCCAGATATGGTTCAGAAAAAGGGGTTGGCTTGTATTTATGGTACAATTCAAATGGATATTGGAATGACGCACCTCAAGGACCAAGAGGAATGATGGACAATAGTATAATCCGTCGTAAGGAAATGGCGTGGCTAAAAAGTATCGATGTAAAAGGGATAAAAGTAGATTTCTTTGGAGGTGACAAACAGGTAATGATGAAGTTGTATGAAGATATCTTGAAAGATGCGAATGATTTTGGCTTATTGGTTATTTTTCACGGTTGTACATTGCCAAGAGGCTGGGAGCGTATGTATCCTAATTTTGCTTCTGCCGAAGCTGTTTTAGCAAGCGAGAATCTGCATTTTGGACAAGGAAGCTGTGACAATGAAGCGACTAATGCGGCAACACATACTTTTATTCGGAATACTGTGGGAAGTATGGATTTTGGAGGAAGTGCTTTGAATAAATTTTACAACAGTGATAATACTCCAAACAAAGGTTCAAAACGAATTACTTCTGATGTCTTTGCTTTAGCGACAGCGGTACTTTTTCAAAGCGGTGTTCAACATTTTGCATTGGCGCCAAACAATTTGACTGATGCTCCGTCTTGGGCAATAAATTTTATGAAAGAAGTTCCCACGACTTGGGATGAAGTTCGCTTTTTAGAAGGATATCCGGGTAAATATGTAGTTCTGGCACGCCGAAAAGGAACCAAATGGTATATAGCAGGGATAAATGCTCAAAAAGAAACTTTGAAAATTAAAATGAAATTGCCAATGATTATTTCTGGAACATCATTAACCGGCTATTTTGATGATGAAAAATTAAATGGAGAAGCAAAAACAATAAAGCTCAAAAATAATCAGGAAGTCGAAATAAAAATTCCAAGTAATGGCGGAATGCTTCTGGAGAATTAG
- a CDS encoding glycoside hydrolase 43 family protein: protein MKIIYNLLAIFLIITGSHAQKNKAQNPVIFADVPDLSIIRVGNDYYMSSTTMHMSPGVPIMKSKDLINWKIINYASNSLGNTDELNLYNGKNNYGRGSWASNIRFHNNTFYVTTFAQTTGKTYIYTTKNIEKGTWKEISFSPAYHDHSILFDDNGRVYIVYGNGKLFIKELKSDLSGIKEDGLNQVLIENASSPAGNNIMLGAEGSQLYKIKGKYYLFNIVWPKDGMRTVVIHRADKITGPWEGKIGLQDLGVAQGGLIDTPDGKWFSYLFRDYGGVGRIPYFVPVKWVDGWPILGENNKVPQYLDLPESKGLIPGIVNSDDFSRKKGDKDLPLVWQWNHNPDNSLWSVKERQGYLRLKTASITNTFTQAKNTLTQRTFGPECSGTTLLEVSKMKDGDFAGLSLLQKDFGLVGVKSENGSKRIVMIETVDGISKEIKSVPFSGNKIYFKAACNFKDKADLGKFYYSLDGKKWISIGNTIKLPYTLPHFMGYRFGLFNYAERDLGGYVDFDYFHIDNKIEK from the coding sequence ATGAAAATAATATATAATCTATTAGCGATTTTTTTAATCATAACCGGATCTCATGCTCAGAAAAACAAAGCACAGAATCCCGTAATTTTCGCCGATGTTCCGGATTTGTCAATCATTAGAGTTGGCAATGATTATTATATGAGCAGTACCACGATGCACATGAGTCCGGGCGTTCCAATCATGAAATCAAAAGATTTGATTAACTGGAAAATAATAAACTATGCCTCAAATAGTCTTGGAAATACAGATGAACTAAATCTCTATAATGGTAAAAATAACTATGGTCGAGGTTCCTGGGCAAGTAATATTAGATTTCATAACAATACATTTTATGTGACCACTTTTGCGCAGACAACCGGAAAGACTTACATATACACCACAAAAAATATTGAAAAAGGAACTTGGAAAGAAATTAGTTTTAGTCCCGCATATCACGATCACAGTATTTTATTTGATGACAATGGCAGGGTTTATATCGTGTACGGAAATGGTAAGCTTTTTATCAAAGAATTAAAATCTGATTTATCAGGAATAAAAGAAGACGGATTAAATCAGGTTTTGATAGAAAATGCGAGCAGTCCAGCAGGAAATAATATTATGCTTGGCGCAGAAGGTTCGCAATTATATAAAATTAAGGGCAAATATTATCTCTTTAATATCGTTTGGCCAAAAGACGGAATGCGCACCGTAGTGATTCACAGAGCCGATAAAATTACAGGTCCTTGGGAAGGGAAAATTGGTTTGCAGGATTTAGGTGTTGCGCAAGGCGGCTTAATTGATACTCCTGACGGAAAATGGTTTTCGTATTTATTTAGAGATTATGGAGGCGTAGGACGTATTCCGTATTTTGTTCCCGTGAAATGGGTGGACGGCTGGCCAATTCTGGGCGAAAACAATAAAGTACCACAATACTTAGATTTACCAGAAAGTAAAGGATTAATTCCGGGAATTGTAAATTCTGATGATTTCAGCCGAAAAAAAGGAGACAAAGATTTACCCTTAGTTTGGCAATGGAATCACAATCCTGATAATTCATTATGGTCGGTTAAAGAAAGACAAGGATATTTACGATTAAAAACAGCATCAATAACAAACACTTTTACTCAGGCTAAAAATACGCTGACACAAAGAACTTTTGGGCCAGAATGTTCAGGAACTACTTTGTTGGAAGTATCTAAAATGAAAGATGGTGATTTTGCCGGACTTTCTTTATTGCAAAAAGATTTTGGTTTGGTTGGCGTAAAATCCGAAAACGGATCAAAAAGAATTGTCATGATTGAAACTGTAGACGGTATTTCAAAAGAAATTAAAAGCGTTCCTTTTTCAGGAAATAAAATCTATTTTAAAGCAGCATGCAATTTTAAAGACAAAGCCGATTTAGGCAAATTTTACTATAGTCTCGACGGCAAAAAATGGATTAGTATAGGAAACACCATAAAGTTGCCTTATACACTTCCTCATTTTATGGGTTATCGATTTGGACTTTTTAATTATGCAGAGAGAGATTTAGGTGGTTATGTTGATTTTGATTATTTCCATATTGACAATAAAATTGAAAAATAA
- a CDS encoding glycoside hydrolase family 95 protein translates to MKKYLITILLFLGISLAAQEANDLKLWYKTPSNSVWENALPIGNGFMGAMVYGDVEKEVFQLNEGTLWSGSPNRNDNPKAKDALSEIRKLIFQGEYKKAEQLTNENIISKKSQGQMFQPVGNLQLDFSNHQNYINYYRELDIEKAVTKTVYTVDGITYTREAFMSFPDRVLVIKLSADKPGKLSFKASFNSEHKKQLITLLNSNELSLSGTSSDHEGVEGKVNFNALARFKVIGGNIKAVDNSIQIDKADSVLIFVSIATNFINYNDISGQEKEIAKFFLDKAFDKNYDKMKKAHLEYYQKYFKRVQLDLGRTEASKLPTDERLANFRNTADPSFVTLYYQYGRYLLISSSQPGGQTANLQGIWNHSMNPAWDSKYTININTEMNYWPAEKTNLSEMHEPLLKMIRELADTGKETAKVMYGARGWMVHHNTDIWRINGAVDGATWGVWNAGGGWLSQHLWEHYLYNGDKKYLESVYEVLKGAADFYSDFLVKDPANGWLVVAPGNSPENAPQAHQGSTITAGSTMDNQIVFDVFSTVIRASEILGKDKEYGDSLKVLRKMLPPMQIGKYNQIQEWLDDIDDPKDNHRHISHLYGLYPSNQISAYRTPELFAAAKNTLLQRGDVSTGWSMGWKVNWWAKMQDGNHAYSLIQNQLTPLGVNKDGGGTYNNLFDAHPPFQIDGNFGCTSGITEMLLQSSDGAVHLLPALPDALKEYGEITGLKARGGFEIMDMKWEKGKLIAVNIKSNLGGNLRLRTGNKIIAKDPKNFKTASGENGNPFYQLNETAKPLISKESNIKALTIPQTYLYDVKTEKGKIYTFLIDSN, encoded by the coding sequence ATGAAAAAATATTTAATTACCATATTACTGTTTTTAGGGATTTCATTAGCTGCACAAGAAGCAAATGATCTAAAACTTTGGTATAAAACTCCATCTAATAGCGTTTGGGAAAATGCATTACCAATTGGAAATGGATTTATGGGAGCTATGGTTTATGGTGATGTCGAAAAAGAAGTCTTTCAATTAAATGAAGGCACTTTATGGAGCGGAAGTCCGAACAGAAACGATAATCCTAAAGCAAAAGATGCCCTGAGCGAAATCAGAAAACTTATTTTTCAGGGAGAATATAAAAAAGCGGAACAATTAACCAATGAAAATATAATTAGTAAAAAGTCGCAAGGACAAATGTTTCAGCCTGTTGGGAATTTACAGTTGGACTTCTCAAATCATCAAAATTATATCAATTATTATCGCGAACTCGATATTGAAAAAGCAGTTACAAAAACAGTTTACACCGTCGATGGAATTACTTATACGAGAGAAGCATTTATGTCTTTTCCGGATCGCGTTTTGGTTATAAAACTTTCGGCAGATAAACCGGGGAAGTTATCCTTTAAAGCAAGTTTCAATTCGGAGCATAAAAAACAATTAATTACTTTATTAAATAGTAATGAACTTTCGCTAAGCGGAACTTCCAGCGATCATGAAGGTGTTGAAGGAAAGGTAAATTTTAATGCACTTGCCAGATTTAAAGTTATTGGAGGAAACATAAAAGCGGTCGATAATTCAATACAAATTGATAAAGCAGATTCAGTTCTCATTTTCGTTTCTATTGCTACGAATTTTATTAATTATAATGATATTTCAGGGCAGGAAAAAGAAATTGCAAAGTTTTTTTTGGATAAAGCATTCGATAAGAATTATGATAAAATGAAGAAAGCTCATTTGGAATATTACCAAAAATATTTCAAAAGAGTACAACTTGATTTGGGCAGAACAGAAGCTTCCAAGCTGCCAACAGACGAAAGACTGGCTAATTTCAGAAATACGGCAGATCCTTCTTTTGTGACTTTATATTATCAATATGGTAGATATTTATTGATTTCATCTTCACAGCCCGGCGGTCAGACAGCCAATCTTCAGGGCATTTGGAATCACAGTATGAATCCTGCCTGGGATAGTAAATACACGATCAATATAAATACAGAAATGAATTATTGGCCAGCCGAGAAAACAAATTTATCTGAAATGCACGAGCCTTTGCTAAAAATGATTCGAGAACTCGCAGACACAGGAAAAGAAACAGCAAAAGTAATGTATGGCGCACGCGGTTGGATGGTACATCATAATACAGATATATGGAGAATTAACGGAGCTGTTGACGGCGCAACATGGGGAGTTTGGAACGCAGGCGGAGGTTGGTTAAGCCAGCATTTATGGGAACATTATCTATATAACGGAGACAAAAAATATCTTGAATCAGTTTATGAAGTGCTTAAAGGTGCTGCCGATTTTTATTCGGATTTTCTAGTAAAAGATCCGGCAAATGGATGGCTGGTAGTTGCACCGGGAAACTCTCCCGAAAATGCTCCACAAGCACATCAGGGTTCAACAATAACAGCGGGTTCTACAATGGATAATCAAATTGTTTTTGATGTTTTTAGCACCGTTATCAGAGCATCAGAAATACTGGGAAAAGACAAAGAATATGGAGATAGTTTAAAAGTATTGAGAAAAATGCTTCCGCCAATGCAGATCGGGAAATACAATCAAATTCAGGAATGGCTGGATGATATTGATGATCCAAAAGACAATCATCGTCATATTTCGCATTTATATGGCTTATATCCTTCGAATCAAATTTCGGCTTACAGAACGCCGGAACTTTTTGCAGCAGCAAAAAATACCTTGCTTCAAAGAGGAGATGTATCTACAGGATGGAGCATGGGATGGAAAGTCAATTGGTGGGCAAAAATGCAGGATGGCAATCACGCTTATAGTTTAATTCAGAATCAATTAACGCCACTTGGTGTCAATAAAGACGGTGGCGGAACTTATAATAATCTTTTTGATGCACATCCGCCATTTCAGATTGATGGAAATTTTGGCTGTACATCCGGAATAACAGAAATGCTTCTGCAAAGTTCTGATGGTGCGGTTCATTTACTTCCTGCTCTTCCCGATGCATTAAAAGAATATGGAGAAATAACAGGTTTAAAGGCCCGCGGAGGCTTTGAAATTATGGATATGAAATGGGAAAAAGGAAAACTAATCGCTGTAAATATTAAGTCAAATCTTGGAGGAAATCTTAGATTGAGAACCGGAAATAAAATTATTGCAAAAGATCCTAAAAACTTTAAAACAGCTTCTGGAGAAAACGGCAATCCTTTTTATCAGTTAAATGAAACTGCTAAACCTCTTATCTCCAAAGAATCCAATATAAAAGCTTTAACTATTCCGCAGACTTATTTATATGATGTAAAAACTGAAAAGGGTAAAATTTATACTTTTTTAATTGATTCAAACTAA
- a CDS encoding glycosyl hydrolase 115 family protein, whose product MKRLSTYISVLIICLYSPLKAAEPFIIHEKSSNVLVLADKSITPSFLINATLDAGIMRAVYNLQSDFEKVTSAKPVVFNQSPANTSALIIIGMIGNSVIDDLIKQKKIDGKELKGKNEKFIIQNVKNPFKGVQEAIVIAGSDKRGTIYGIYELSRQIGVSPWYYWADVPVKHSENLCFIKGTYTDGEPAVKYRGIFLNDEAPALSGWAKKTFGGFNSKFYEKVFELLLRLKSNYIWPAMWGSAFYDDDPASGPLANEMGIIMGTSHHEPMALAQTDWHRYIKKNNLPNIWDYSKNKTVLDEFWKTGIARSKNWEKLVTIGMRGDGDEAMSQGTNISLLENIVKEQRRIISQETGQIPSKTPQVWALYKEVQDYYDQGMRVPDDVILLFCDDNWGNVRKLPNLTKPLHKGGYGMYYHFDYVGGPRNSKWINISPIQRVWEQMNLSYEHGVDKVWIVNVGDLKPMEFPISFFLDMAWNPKKFNAQNLFEFTENWAAEQFGKKHSKEIAGFLNRYPKFNRRVTPEMLDSQTYSLGNYNEFQTVVNDYKNLALDAYRVYNDLPEEYKDAYFQLVLYPIDACSNLYEMYFAQAQNKKLFEQKDIEANYYADIVKAKFARDSVLQNKYNNEIAGGKWSHIMDQMRIGYKNWNDSPKNILPDVKYVTESEKITRKVFVEKDGYVAIEAEHFSKANNSERIHWEVIPDFGKTKSGITTFPQNLYPDKQENIFVEYEIDFASAGNFNVELLLAPTLNFNSNKGLRYEVSFDDENPQLANFNGKYRGELGKWQAEHIIHSVTAHQILKAGRHILRFRVLDPGIVLEKILINTGGLKPSYLGAPESERISGDGF is encoded by the coding sequence ATGAAAAGACTTTCAACATATATTAGCGTATTGATTATCTGTCTTTATAGTCCTTTAAAAGCAGCAGAACCTTTCATAATACATGAAAAAAGTTCTAATGTTTTGGTTCTGGCAGATAAATCAATAACGCCTTCTTTTCTTATAAATGCCACATTAGATGCCGGTATTATGCGTGCCGTATACAATCTGCAATCAGACTTTGAGAAAGTTACCAGTGCAAAACCTGTCGTTTTTAATCAAAGTCCCGCTAATACTTCGGCACTTATTATAATTGGAATGATAGGTAATTCAGTGATTGACGATTTAATAAAGCAAAAGAAAATTGATGGAAAAGAGCTGAAAGGGAAAAATGAAAAATTTATTATTCAGAATGTTAAAAATCCATTCAAAGGAGTTCAAGAAGCCATTGTAATTGCAGGCAGTGACAAACGAGGAACAATTTACGGGATTTATGAATTATCGAGGCAAATAGGAGTTTCACCGTGGTATTATTGGGCAGATGTTCCGGTAAAACACAGTGAAAATCTTTGTTTTATAAAAGGAACTTACACAGATGGAGAACCTGCCGTAAAATACAGAGGAATCTTTTTGAATGATGAAGCACCAGCATTAAGCGGATGGGCAAAAAAGACCTTCGGAGGATTTAACAGCAAGTTTTATGAGAAGGTTTTCGAATTATTACTTCGTTTAAAATCCAATTATATCTGGCCTGCAATGTGGGGAAGTGCTTTTTATGATGATGATCCCGCCAGCGGACCACTTGCAAATGAAATGGGCATTATAATGGGAACATCTCACCATGAACCAATGGCTTTGGCTCAAACAGATTGGCATCGGTATATTAAAAAAAATAACCTTCCAAATATTTGGGATTACTCCAAAAATAAAACCGTTTTAGATGAATTTTGGAAAACCGGTATTGCCCGAAGTAAAAACTGGGAAAAATTAGTAACCATTGGAATGCGCGGAGACGGTGACGAAGCAATGAGCCAAGGAACTAATATAAGTCTGCTCGAGAATATTGTAAAAGAACAACGCCGAATTATTTCACAGGAAACAGGGCAAATTCCGTCTAAAACGCCTCAGGTTTGGGCTTTATACAAAGAAGTTCAGGATTATTATGATCAGGGAATGCGAGTGCCGGACGATGTGATTTTATTGTTTTGTGATGATAACTGGGGCAATGTTCGAAAACTTCCTAATCTCACTAAACCATTGCATAAAGGTGGTTACGGAATGTATTATCACTTTGATTATGTTGGCGGTCCAAGAAACTCAAAATGGATTAATATAAGTCCGATACAAAGAGTTTGGGAACAAATGAATCTAAGCTATGAACATGGTGTCGATAAAGTCTGGATTGTTAATGTTGGAGATCTAAAACCAATGGAGTTTCCAATCAGTTTTTTTCTGGATATGGCATGGAATCCCAAGAAATTTAATGCGCAGAATCTATTTGAATTTACCGAGAATTGGGCTGCTGAACAATTTGGCAAAAAACATTCAAAAGAGATTGCAGGGTTTCTAAATAGGTATCCAAAATTCAACCGTCGCGTAACACCCGAAATGCTCGACAGCCAAACGTATAGTCTTGGAAACTACAATGAATTTCAAACTGTTGTGAATGATTACAAGAATTTGGCACTTGATGCTTATAGAGTTTACAATGATTTACCTGAGGAATATAAAGATGCTTATTTTCAGCTCGTTTTATATCCTATTGACGCTTGCAGCAATCTTTACGAAATGTATTTTGCACAAGCTCAGAACAAAAAACTTTTCGAACAAAAAGACATTGAAGCCAATTATTATGCAGATATAGTGAAGGCAAAGTTCGCTCGGGATTCGGTACTTCAAAACAAATACAATAATGAAATTGCCGGCGGGAAATGGTCTCATATAATGGATCAAATGCGTATTGGTTACAAAAACTGGAATGATTCTCCCAAAAACATTTTGCCTGATGTAAAATATGTTACGGAATCTGAGAAGATAACACGAAAGGTATTTGTTGAAAAAGATGGTTATGTTGCTATCGAGGCAGAACATTTTTCTAAAGCAAATAATTCAGAAAGAATACATTGGGAAGTGATTCCTGATTTTGGAAAAACAAAAAGTGGTATTACTACATTTCCGCAAAACCTTTATCCTGATAAACAGGAGAATATTTTCGTAGAATATGAAATTGATTTTGCTTCAGCAGGAAACTTTAATGTTGAATTACTATTAGCGCCTACGCTTAATTTCAACAGTAACAAAGGGCTACGTTATGAAGTTTCTTTTGATGATGAAAATCCACAGCTTGCAAATTTTAACGGAAAATACCGTGGTGAATTAGGAAAATGGCAGGCAGAACATATCATACATTCGGTAACGGCACATCAAATTTTGAAAGCAGGAAGACACATCTTACGTTTCCGAGTTTTAGATCCCGGAATTGTTCTCGAGAAGATTTTAATAAACACGGGCGGATTAAAACCGTCTTATCTCGGTGCGCCGGAAAGTGAGAGAATCTCTGGAGATGGTTTTTAA
- a CDS encoding sialate O-acetylesterase: MKSIIRFSIFAVLFLIAEKGYSQDPNFHVYLSLGQSNMEGYAKIEPQDNTDVNPRFQVLAAVDCPELGREKGKWYTAVPPLCRCTTGLTPVDYFGRTMISNLPEKIKVGVINVAVGGCKIELFDKNNFESYVADSPDWLKNIVNQYDGNPYGRLVEMAKIAQKKGVIKGILLHQGESNTGDTLWPQKVKIVYDNLIKELNLDPKKVPLLSGETVNEDQNGKCGSMNKIIAKLPQVIPNSYVISSKGCTVEPDFLHFNANGYRELGKRYAEKMLSLSGYQLFDGKEPFIVRAPLGFDEVNPNAKQGKIETISYESKTVGSTRKATIYTPPGFNKNKKYPVLYLLHGIGGDEKEWLNGGNPNVILDNLYAEGKLEPMIVVMPNGRAMKDDSASGDIMAADKVKAFSVFEKDLLNDLIPFIEKKYPVLKDREHRGIAGLSMGGGQSLNFGLGNLDTFAWVGAFSAAPNTKPGEELLPKPEEAKKKLKLLWISCGDKDWLIENSSRTHDYLSKNNVPHIYYIEPGVHDFKVWKNGLYMFSQFLFKDVDPSVFQKYSISTFTVEK; encoded by the coding sequence ATGAAATCAATAATCAGGTTTTCAATATTTGCAGTTCTATTTTTAATAGCGGAAAAAGGATATTCACAAGATCCAAATTTTCATGTTTATTTGAGTTTAGGACAATCCAATATGGAAGGTTATGCCAAAATAGAACCTCAGGATAATACAGATGTAAATCCGCGTTTTCAGGTTTTAGCCGCAGTCGATTGTCCGGAATTGGGACGTGAAAAAGGAAAATGGTACACCGCTGTTCCGCCATTGTGCAGATGTACAACAGGATTAACTCCCGTGGATTATTTTGGAAGAACTATGATATCAAATCTTCCGGAGAAAATAAAAGTTGGCGTTATAAATGTTGCTGTTGGAGGCTGTAAAATAGAACTTTTCGATAAAAATAATTTCGAAAGTTATGTAGCAGATTCTCCGGATTGGCTAAAAAACATAGTAAACCAATACGACGGAAATCCATATGGAAGATTGGTAGAAATGGCAAAAATTGCTCAGAAAAAAGGAGTTATAAAAGGTATTTTACTTCATCAGGGAGAATCCAATACAGGCGATACACTTTGGCCTCAAAAAGTAAAAATTGTATATGATAATTTAATAAAAGAGCTAAATCTCGATCCCAAAAAAGTCCCGTTACTTTCCGGAGAAACCGTAAATGAAGATCAGAATGGCAAATGTGGCAGTATGAATAAAATTATTGCAAAACTGCCTCAAGTTATACCAAATTCTTATGTTATTTCGTCAAAAGGATGCACAGTTGAACCTGATTTTTTACACTTTAATGCTAATGGCTACAGAGAATTAGGAAAACGTTACGCAGAGAAAATGTTATCGCTTTCAGGTTACCAATTATTTGATGGCAAAGAACCTTTTATAGTTCGTGCGCCACTTGGATTTGATGAGGTTAACCCAAATGCAAAACAAGGAAAAATCGAAACAATTAGTTACGAATCTAAAACCGTAGGTTCAACCAGAAAAGCAACAATTTATACGCCTCCGGGATTTAATAAAAACAAAAAATATCCAGTTTTATATCTTCTTCATGGAATAGGAGGAGACGAGAAAGAATGGTTGAATGGTGGAAATCCAAATGTAATATTAGATAATCTTTATGCAGAAGGAAAGCTGGAACCCATGATTGTAGTAATGCCAAACGGAAGAGCAATGAAAGATGACAGTGCAAGCGGTGATATCATGGCTGCTGATAAAGTAAAGGCGTTCAGTGTTTTTGAAAAAGATCTTCTAAATGATTTAATTCCATTTATCGAAAAAAAATACCCGGTTTTAAAAGACAGAGAACATCGTGGAATTGCCGGTTTATCTATGGGTGGCGGACAGTCTTTAAATTTCGGATTAGGGAATTTAGATACGTTTGCGTGGGTAGGAGCTTTTTCGGCTGCGCCTAATACTAAGCCTGGAGAAGAATTATTGCCTAAACCCGAAGAGGCAAAAAAGAAACTCAAACTGCTTTGGATTTCTTGTGGCGACAAAGACTGGCTTATAGAAAACAGCTCACGAACACACGATTATTTATCGAAAAATAATGTGCCTCATATTTACTATATCGAGCCCGGAGTACATGACTTTAAAGTTTGGAAAAACGGTTTGTATATGTTTTCACAGTTTTTATTTAAAGATGTCGATCCTTCGGTTTTTCAAAAATATAGTATTTCAACCTTCACTGTTGAAAAGTAA